The following are from one region of the Rubrobacter naiadicus genome:
- a CDS encoding CBS domain-containing protein: MEERDIRGMKVGEVMHEDWPTLKPDDTVEDAIKLFARRGISGAPVEEDGRLVGVVTEGDLIFQDADVRAPGFLDILGGMVPLGSWAEYRREALKSAGVTMDEVMTRDPVVVSPDATLSEAATAMAERRIKLLPVVEGDVLRGVITRRDILLLHVLRPDLSAEEGG; encoded by the coding sequence ATGGAAGAGCGTGATATCAGGGGCATGAAGGTCGGCGAGGTCATGCACGAGGACTGGCCGACGCTGAAGCCGGACGATACGGTCGAGGATGCCATAAAGCTCTTCGCCCGGCGCGGTATCTCCGGGGCACCGGTAGAGGAAGATGGAAGGCTCGTCGGGGTTGTGACGGAGGGGGACCTCATCTTTCAGGACGCGGATGTGAGGGCCCCGGGTTTCCTCGATATCCTCGGGGGGATGGTCCCGCTGGGGAGCTGGGCAGAGTACCGCCGGGAGGCCCTGAAGAGCGCCGGCGTCACCATGGACGAGGTTATGACCCGCGACCCGGTGGTCGTCTCCCCGGACGCGACGCTCTCGGAGGCGGCGACGGCGATGGCCGAGCGCAGGATAAAGCTCCTGCCGGTCGTCGAGGGCGATGTCTTGCGCGGTGTGATCACCAGGCGAGACATCCTGCTCCTTCACGTGCTCAGGCCCGATCTCTCGGCCGAAGAGGGGGGCTGA
- a CDS encoding (2Fe-2S)-binding protein produces the protein MRIEMEVNGERRALEVEPRRTLADVLREELGLTGTHLGCEHGVCGACTVIFDGDAVRSCLMFAAQADGGRVRTVEGLASGNGAEHPLQRAFRAEHALQCGFCTPGFLMLLAAALERDPGVFRDEERLRELLTSNLCRCTGYEGIRRAALRAAEEMGR, from the coding sequence GTGAGGATCGAGATGGAGGTGAACGGGGAGAGGCGGGCCCTGGAGGTCGAGCCGCGCCGCACGCTCGCCGACGTCCTGCGGGAGGAGCTCGGTCTCACCGGGACCCACCTCGGGTGCGAGCACGGGGTCTGTGGGGCTTGCACCGTGATCTTCGACGGCGATGCCGTACGGTCGTGCCTGATGTTCGCCGCGCAGGCGGACGGGGGCCGGGTGAGGACCGTCGAGGGGCTCGCCTCTGGAAACGGGGCCGAGCACCCGCTGCAGCGGGCCTTCCGAGCCGAGCACGCCTTGCAGTGCGGCTTCTGCACGCCGGGGTTCCTGATGCTGCTCGCCGCGGCGCTCGAGAGGGATCCCGGCGTCTTCCGCGACGAGGAGCGTCTGCGGGAGCTTCTCACCTCGAACCTGTGCCGGTGTACCGGCTACGAAGGCATCCGGAGGGCGGCCCTGCGGGCGGCGGAGGAGATGGGGCGATGA
- a CDS encoding xanthine dehydrogenase family protein molybdopterin-binding subunit, with protein MGPERDGGSYVGRRVVRIEDGRLVRGEGTYVADMRPEGCLEAAFVRSHVAHGRLEGVDLDAARAVPGVVGAYSAEDLPDLPAARPLFQSDVLEGREWPALARERVRFFGQTIAVVLAGDRYAAEDGVEAAGVAIEELPCVIDPTEAASTSAPELFEGLSNVVGEWEAGEPVGEDLWSEAPVVVEASYRIPPLSHASIEARAILAEPGEGGTLTVWVSHQAPHRLRRDLSELFGIPQEKVRVVVPDVGGAFGGKSETFPEYLAVVHLALRLGRPVRWVEDRTEALTAAVHGRGQNQRVRLAADRDGRMLALEVEADASTGAYPHYGVAPIFNMLRLLSGVYRIPRIHARARAVVTNTTPTAPYRGAGRPEAAYAVERTVDLLAARLGEDPAEVRRLNMIHPGELPHETPVGARYDSGDYPAALEKALEAADYGGWRAEQERRRREGGPPLGVGICCYVESAGVMGEYGAVEVRPDGEILALSGASSTGQGHETTFAQVVASVLGVEVGRIRVVEADTAAVPRGVGSYASRSMQVGGAALHRASLRLVEEARRRMAGLCGVSVEEVSFREGILRAGEEEMDLVRLASRTGALRVEEDFEPPQSFPYGCYVAVVEVDPELGVVRVLRLVAADDCGVVVNPLVVDGQIYGSLMQGLGQALYEEVPYDARGRPLVDHGLLDYLLPTFSELPSVRTVEMETPNPNTPLGAKGVGESGSIGAPPAVVNAVADALGHPDGLQMPLTPQACWMKTGVREGVGK; from the coding sequence TTGGGTCCGGAGCGGGATGGAGGGAGTTACGTCGGACGCCGGGTCGTCCGGATCGAGGACGGGCGGCTGGTGCGCGGTGAGGGAACCTACGTCGCGGACATGAGGCCCGAAGGTTGCCTGGAGGCGGCCTTCGTCCGCAGCCACGTCGCGCACGGGCGGCTCGAGGGGGTGGACCTCGACGCCGCGCGGGCGGTGCCGGGGGTCGTCGGGGCATACTCGGCGGAGGATCTGCCCGACCTCCCGGCGGCGCGGCCGCTCTTTCAGTCCGACGTGCTCGAAGGCAGGGAGTGGCCGGCGCTCGCGCGGGAAAGGGTGCGCTTCTTCGGTCAGACCATCGCCGTCGTCCTCGCCGGGGACCGGTACGCGGCCGAGGACGGGGTGGAGGCCGCCGGGGTCGCGATCGAAGAGCTTCCCTGCGTCATCGACCCGACGGAGGCGGCCTCCACCTCGGCGCCGGAGCTCTTCGAGGGGCTCTCCAACGTCGTGGGTGAATGGGAGGCAGGGGAGCCTGTCGGGGAGGATCTCTGGAGCGAAGCCCCGGTGGTCGTCGAGGCATCCTACCGCATACCGCCGCTCTCACACGCCTCGATCGAGGCGCGCGCGATCCTGGCCGAGCCCGGGGAGGGCGGCACCCTCACGGTGTGGGTTTCGCACCAGGCCCCCCACCGGCTGAGAAGGGACCTCTCCGAGCTGTTCGGTATCCCGCAGGAGAAGGTTCGGGTCGTCGTCCCGGACGTCGGCGGGGCGTTCGGCGGGAAGAGCGAGACCTTCCCGGAGTACCTCGCCGTGGTCCACCTGGCGCTGCGGCTCGGGCGTCCGGTGCGCTGGGTCGAGGACCGGACGGAGGCGCTGACCGCCGCCGTGCACGGGCGGGGGCAGAACCAGAGGGTCCGGCTCGCCGCCGACCGCGACGGCAGGATGCTCGCGCTGGAGGTCGAGGCCGACGCGAGCACCGGGGCCTACCCGCACTACGGGGTGGCGCCCATCTTCAACATGCTCAGGCTCCTCTCCGGCGTCTACCGCATTCCCCGCATCCATGCCAGGGCGCGCGCCGTCGTGACCAACACCACCCCGACCGCCCCCTACCGCGGCGCGGGCCGGCCCGAGGCCGCCTACGCCGTCGAGCGCACGGTCGATCTCCTCGCCGCCAGGCTCGGGGAGGACCCGGCGGAGGTGAGGCGACTGAACATGATCCACCCCGGAGAGCTTCCTCACGAGACGCCGGTCGGGGCCCGCTACGACAGCGGCGACTACCCGGCGGCGCTCGAGAAGGCGCTCGAGGCCGCGGACTACGGGGGCTGGCGCGCCGAGCAGGAGCGCCGCCGGAGGGAGGGCGGGCCTCCGCTCGGCGTCGGGATCTGCTGCTACGTGGAGAGCGCCGGGGTGATGGGTGAGTACGGCGCGGTCGAGGTCCGTCCCGACGGGGAGATCCTGGCCCTCTCTGGCGCCTCCTCGACCGGGCAGGGACACGAGACGACCTTCGCCCAGGTCGTCGCCTCGGTCCTCGGGGTGGAGGTGGGGAGGATCAGGGTCGTCGAAGCCGACACCGCCGCCGTTCCCCGCGGCGTGGGCTCCTACGCGAGCCGTTCGATGCAGGTCGGAGGGGCGGCGCTCCACCGCGCCTCGCTCCGGCTCGTCGAGGAGGCCCGGCGCAGGATGGCCGGCCTCTGCGGCGTCTCCGTCGAGGAGGTCTCCTTCCGGGAGGGTATCCTGCGTGCCGGGGAGGAGGAGATGGACCTCGTCCGTCTCGCCTCCAGGACCGGGGCGCTGCGGGTGGAGGAGGACTTCGAGCCGCCGCAGTCCTTCCCCTACGGCTGCTACGTCGCCGTGGTCGAGGTCGATCCCGAGCTCGGCGTCGTGCGCGTCCTGCGGCTCGTCGCCGCCGACGACTGCGGGGTCGTCGTCAACCCGCTCGTGGTGGATGGTCAGATCTACGGCTCCCTGATGCAGGGTCTCGGGCAGGCGCTCTACGAGGAGGTGCCCTACGACGCGCGGGGGCGGCCGCTCGTGGACCACGGCCTCCTCGACTACCTGCTTCCGACCTTCTCCGAGCTTCCATCAGTCCGCACGGTCGAGATGGAGACCCCGAACCCGAACACCCCTCTCGGCGCGAAGGGAGTTGGAGAGTCCGGGTCCATCGGTGCGCCCCCGGCGGTGGTGAACGCCGTCGCGGACGCCCTCGGCCACCCCGACGGGCTCCAGATGCCGCTGACGCCGCAGGCCTGCTGGATGAAGACGGGGGTCCGGGAGGGGGTAGGGAAGTGA
- a CDS encoding FAD binding domain-containing protein, giving the protein MKPAPFDYLVARSVREAVSALAERPSRARVLAGGQSLVLEMNYRRERPALLVDINHVPDLDGIEVEGGELRVGALARHRDFEEPVARDPLGRLLERVSRHIAHPPIRARGTMVGSLAYAHPAAEWPAVAVALDARLELAGPEGVRTVRAGEFFRGPFATARRPGEMITGVRLPLLGEGSGVGFVELRRTRASFALVAALAAITVEGGVITSSRVALAGAADRPLRARGAEEALAGNPPSDETFAEAERRAALEADPVPEPHAGVEYRRHAAGVLVRRALERAVEDLEVNS; this is encoded by the coding sequence GTGAAGCCCGCACCCTTCGACTACCTGGTCGCACGCAGCGTGCGGGAGGCCGTATCCGCGCTCGCGGAGCGCCCCTCCCGGGCGCGCGTACTCGCCGGCGGACAGAGCCTGGTGCTGGAGATGAACTACCGGCGCGAACGTCCGGCGCTGCTCGTGGACATAAACCACGTCCCCGACCTCGATGGGATAGAGGTCGAGGGCGGTGAGCTACGGGTCGGTGCGCTCGCCCGCCACCGCGATTTCGAGGAACCGGTCGCGCGTGACCCCCTGGGCCGGCTGCTCGAGCGGGTGAGCCGCCACATCGCCCACCCCCCGATCCGGGCGCGGGGGACGATGGTCGGGAGCCTGGCCTACGCCCATCCGGCCGCCGAGTGGCCCGCCGTGGCCGTCGCCCTGGACGCCCGCCTGGAGCTGGCCGGCCCGGAGGGCGTGCGGACGGTTCGCGCCGGGGAGTTCTTCCGGGGGCCGTTCGCGACCGCCCGCCGGCCGGGGGAGATGATCACGGGTGTGCGCCTGCCGCTTCTCGGGGAGGGCAGCGGCGTGGGCTTCGTCGAGCTGCGTCGGACCAGGGCGAGCTTCGCGCTCGTGGCGGCGCTCGCCGCGATCACCGTCGAGGGAGGCGTCATCACCTCCTCCCGCGTCGCCCTCGCCGGGGCCGCGGACCGCCCGCTGAGGGCGAGAGGGGCGGAGGAGGCGCTCGCCGGGAACCCACCGTCGGACGAGACGTTCGCCGAGGCGGAGAGGCGCGCCGCCCTCGAGGCCGACCCGGTCCCGGAGCCGCACGCGGGGGTGGAGTACAGACGCCACGCCGCCGGGGTGCTGGTGCGCCGGGCGCTCGAACGGGCGGTGGAGGACCTGGAGGTGAACTCGTGA
- a CDS encoding CynX/NimT family MFS transporter: MKEPDGPRRGIPRPKTTGVLVVVGVFLIAANMRAPITGVGPLLGEIRRDTGLSSGAAGWLTTIPLLAFSVLSLASPGLARRLGLERSLFVAMVLLAAGLVIRSLPTVPALFLGTVVVGTAIAVINVLLPGLIKQDFARSVGVMTGAYTTTMSFMGAVSSGISVPLAQRAGLGWRGALGCWVVLAAAAAVVWLVRLRDGRRAPEGSSRSLRSLLRSPLAWQVTMFMGLQSVIFYVMVTWLPAILRSEGMDAASAGWMLSIFQLVGLPATFLVPALAGRRPSQRGPVVLTVTLSGLGLVGLLLAGGVAPALWVVLMGIGGGSFISLSYTFFSLRAPDAQSVSALSGMAQSFGYLLAAIGPVLFGYLYEATGGWTVPLMLLLLVIVALFFAGLGAARDARITPADGDPGDGRKG, from the coding sequence TTGAAGGAGCCGGACGGCCCGAGGAGAGGGATCCCCCGCCCGAAGACCACCGGGGTGCTCGTCGTCGTTGGGGTCTTCTTGATCGCCGCGAACATGCGCGCCCCCATAACCGGGGTCGGGCCTTTGCTCGGCGAGATCCGGCGGGATACCGGGCTCTCCAGCGGGGCGGCGGGGTGGCTGACCACGATCCCGCTCCTGGCCTTCTCGGTGCTCTCGCTGGCTTCTCCGGGGCTTGCCCGCAGGCTCGGTCTGGAGCGTTCGCTCTTCGTCGCGATGGTTCTCCTGGCCGCGGGGCTCGTGATCCGCTCCCTGCCCACCGTCCCGGCTCTCTTCCTCGGCACGGTGGTCGTGGGGACCGCCATAGCCGTCATAAACGTTCTGCTACCCGGCCTGATCAAGCAGGATTTCGCCCGCAGCGTCGGCGTCATGACCGGGGCGTACACGACCACGATGAGCTTCATGGGGGCGGTCTCCTCCGGCATCAGCGTACCGCTCGCCCAGCGGGCCGGGCTCGGGTGGCGGGGGGCGCTCGGCTGCTGGGTGGTTCTGGCGGCGGCTGCGGCGGTGGTGTGGCTGGTGCGGCTGAGGGACGGACGCCGCGCACCCGAGGGCTCCTCGCGCAGCCTCCGCAGCCTGCTGCGCTCGCCGCTCGCCTGGCAGGTGACGATGTTCATGGGATTGCAGTCGGTGATCTTCTACGTGATGGTGACCTGGCTCCCGGCGATACTCCGCTCCGAGGGGATGGATGCAGCGAGCGCCGGGTGGATGCTCTCGATCTTCCAGCTCGTCGGGCTCCCGGCGACCTTCCTCGTCCCTGCGCTCGCCGGCCGCCGCCCGAGCCAGCGCGGTCCCGTGGTGCTCACCGTCACGCTCTCCGGGCTCGGGTTAGTGGGCCTGCTCCTGGCCGGCGGTGTCGCGCCCGCGCTGTGGGTGGTGTTGATGGGTATCGGAGGGGGGTCTTTCATAAGCCTCTCGTACACCTTCTTCTCGTTGCGCGCCCCGGACGCCCAGAGCGTCTCCGCTCTCTCCGGTATGGCGCAGTCCTTCGGGTACCTGCTCGCTGCGATCGGTCCGGTTCTCTTCGGATACCTCTACGAGGCGACCGGAGGCTGGACGGTCCCCCTCATGCTTTTGCTCCTGGTGATCGTCGCCCTGTTCTTCGCAGGTCTCGGGGCGGCGCGCGACGCCCGGATCACACCCGCAGACGGCGATCCTGGAGACGGGAGGAAAGGATAG